The Dromaius novaehollandiae isolate bDroNov1 chromosome 3, bDroNov1.hap1, whole genome shotgun sequence genome includes the window TCATATTCAATTTCACAGGCTCAAATGTGATTTAGTCCAGTGTGTATCAATTTAGAAAAGAATTTCAAGTATTAGTTTCAATATTCCAATAAGTATGGTCCAGAAAACAGACTCTTCCTCCTGAGATTCATCTTCTGCTGAGTGTGAGTATTTCTGGTTTGTCTCCATTTCTTCTGGGTTGTAAGAAGCCTCACCAAATGGATATTGTACAACTGTTCGATCATAATATACTTTCATTTCAAACTCGCTCTCCAGGTGAGAGGGATGACCATAAATCCCTATTCCCACTGGGCGGCGGAAGTGTGCTGGTACATGAACAACATCTTGGCCACAAGTTACAGACTGTAACTCATATTCATCAAAGCTTGGGTGAAGAGTCATATCAGATACATACAAGTCTGCATCACCTTTTAAACTCCGCATCTGAAGTACTATCTTTCCCTCATGATTTAGTCTCAAATAGCTGTAGTTTCCAGCTCCGATCTGACCTTGAACAACATGAAGAAGAATCCATTCTTCAGGCACATCCTCTTCCTCAAAGGTATTTACCGCAAATAGTGCTTGAGCTGCCACAAATGTTATCAGGATTCTCCTCCAGTGTGTTGCCATGGCTCTTTAAGTTTTACTCAGACTCTTCCTATGTCACGTGCACTAGCCTGCTAATACAGAACATAATTCAGGTTTCAGTATATTCTGTTCTTGGAAGATTTCAGAgagattcattttaaaaattgataatttttaaaaatgccctGCAGTCCATACAAAGTTAAGCAGAAATTAATCAAGCAGtgttttttttcatgcagaacTGACATTGAAGCCTTAGTCTAATTCTATCTACGTACATGGCACAGTGTGATAGATATTAAGAGAGATGAAACCCAATAATGACTTTGGCCTCAGTTTAAAAacagagtgggaaaaaaaaaaataaaaaaaagcttttacacaTTTGAAGAAGCTGAACTTTGTATCAGTTGTTTAGGGTATCCTGTTTTTCTCCCATCCTCTCATCTAACTTCAGTAGATGGTGAAGGTGCAAACCTGGATGCATGCATGAAGCAGTACACATTCTGACTTCCTCCAACTGGGAAAGCAGTTAGAAACAAAATCAGCTACTGGAGTAACACAATAGATATGCTTCTCCTGTGTGGATTATTTGTAGGACCCAAACTGGCCTATTTTCATAAAGACTCTGCTACCATACACATGCCCAGACCTTTACAGCACTCGTGTACAAAATAAAAGGTTGAAGTTACTGGGATAAGAAGGAGATTGAAAGGTCTGTTATGGAATGAAGGCCCTTGTACCCCTTGCTGCCTGCTTCCAGGCAGGCAGCCTGAGAGTGCAGCACTCCAATCCTTTGAACAGTTGCACTGAACGTGTGTGCAAAAGGAAGCAAAGTTTCAAACCTTGGTGAAGACTAGCAAAAGCATGCAGCAGACTGAATTTTATATGCAAATGATGGTCAAGTGTAGTAGCCACAAGCACATGCGCTTTGACATTTCAGCCTCATTCCTTCCGTAAGCACTGTATGACAATTACTTTAAACATTAGAGTTATTAGTACGCTGTTTTGCACTCTGCTATCATCAAAACAGACTGCATGACTTCCATTGGTATGACACAGTCCCTAGCCTGAAGGGTTTACAGTTGCACAGATGTAGGGAAAAAAGTTGTGCAAGCATTTCTGTAGTTCTAAATTTTCTAAGAGGCCTCTGTAACACAAGGCCACAATTCTGCAAAGACAGCAGAAAAGATGCAAGTCCAGCATTCACCGAACATGCTAGATTGACAAAAAAGCTCTGAACAGTGACAGGAAAAACAGTCTTCTGCCTTTTGTCTCCCGATACCAAAGAATTGACTACCTGCCATTTTTAAAGTAGTAGCGAAATATCcgaggggaggaacaggaagagAAGCACAGCTGAGGAGCAAATGGTTAAGCTATCCAAACACAAGCGAAAGGCAGTACCGTCTGGGTATCTTAACGATCCCAGCGTCTTGGCACCGCCACAACCCTTGGAAGAAGAGCCGAGGTTCAGCAGACCTTGGACAGAGCCAGGAGTGCCTCTGTCCACCGCCTTAACTCCTCCCTTCCCACCAGCGGTAAGGCCGCGGCGGCgacgggcggccccggccccgccgcacggGGCGGCGACGGCCCCCGGCGGAGCCAAAGCGGCCTTCGGAGCCGCGGCGCCGCGGAAAACCCGCCctctcggcccggcccggcccggcccggcccggccgggcttTACTCACCCCGGGGCacggccgcggggccggagccgcggccGCGAGGagcggcgcggaggccgcccCGCGGGCGCCGCAGGCGCGGGACCGCTCCGCCCCTCGCCGCGCGGAGCCCCTCGCCGCTCCCCCACGCACACGCCACAGCCGCACCTCGGCCCCgggctgctgcccgctgcccgctgagcagctgcgcgcggggcggggcggggaggggcggggcggggcgggggaaggcctcggccccgcctcccgcgcagcgcagcgcagcccaGCGTCCCCCGCGCGCCGTTCACCGCCGTTACCGCCGAGCTCTCGCGGCGTCGCCGCCCCGCGCTCgcgcctcccccgccccctccccacgGCGGGGGTGGGCGCGGCTGCGCGACTGCCGCCAACCACGCCCCCTGCTCTCGCGAGAGCGGCCGGTGCAGAGGGCGGGGCGCGGCAGGGCCGTCGCCTTGACAACACGGCAGCACAGGCCCGCGTAGGGCACCGCCGGGGCCcaggccgcgccgccctcccccggcggcgggggtgctgctgccgctgccgccgggggctccgcgccgccggaggcagcccccggcagcccagcgGAGGTTTCGGCAAGTTCCGCTCGCACGGGGCCGTAGCTGTGGCCTTGCACGGGAAGCTGGGTCCTGCGCGGCCTCCCAGCCAGCGTGACCCTGCCGCTCCCATCAAACCGCCGTTCCTTCTTCCAGTGTAAACAGGATGTTTGCTACCAACAGTCTTTTATTGTAAAAGAATATAACGTATAATCCCCCTGACAAGACAGAGCTTTCTAGGCAGGCATCCTCCCCTGCAGTGACAGCGCGCCCCAGCAGTCTGTCACACTGCTCAGTTCAGCCAAGGAGCCCCGCTCCTGTACAGCAGTAACGCTTGAGATTTGGTACAAGGATTTCAAAcaaacagttttcatttaaagcagAGATGATCCTTATTATAGTACAGGCTTTGTACTTGCAGCATTACACCAGGGGACCTCTGTCCAGCATCAAGGCAGGCTGTCTCTTCCTCAATTccaaatgctgaaataaaatgctgttgcTTTTCTTAAATAACACGTGGTTTCATCCTTATTTAAATTTCAGACTTCTGTAacattaaatcagaaaaaaaagaagataatagctctcttaggaaagaaaaatctgtgtttaaaCATGTTAGTTCAATGatattttttcaaatgtcttcatcAATTCTGGCGATAGCTTATTGCCCAAAGAAACTAAACCTTCCTTGTAAATGCacaacttgcaaaaaaaaaaaaaaaagtgtaaaatgtaATTGAGCAATAATCTATACATGCTGAGACTACAAGCAATAATAGAGAGATTTACCAGTATAAGAAATAGTAAGAACTGTACTGTGAAATGCCCCCGCTCCACAGAGCACTGACAAGCAGAAATGGTTGCTGGTGCACGCCCTGTGCTCCCAGGTGCTCAGGGCTGGGGGAAGGCCCACTGCGGCGTGAGGGCCCTGAGCCAGGTTTCTCCGTGCTGCAAGGCTGGCGGCTGCTGTAGGATGCAGGAGCGAGAGGACGGGCATTCAGGCGGCCACCCTCGTGTATGGCGGGAAGGTGCTTCGAGGGAGGCcctgcagaggagagaaaagcgGAATGTTCACGGTCTAAGACAAGTCTAAGTACAATTTATTTCACAGCTCCTCACAATAGAGATCATAACTGTGGCAGAAATTGCAGTGGTAACCTGCCATCTACGAGTTAAGGTACTGTTATTCAAAAGTAAAGAGTCATTACACTTCCTGATAAGAGTGGAGAAATCCTTTTACATGGATCAGAAGATGATGATTTTTGTTAATATAGTGACTGATACCTTCGCTTTGTGGCCTATTGTGTGGTATCAGACAAAGGATAGTGTGTCTGACAGGATACAATCAAGGTAATTATAAAAACTATTTTAGTATAGCTTCTAAGAACAAAATTGTTGAattgttgaattttttttgttgctaaaggacatgaaaaaggaaaactgaagtgGTGGCTGCATCAGAAGTCTATCATCATACTATCCATATTTGTTCACATAAATAAATGATTGCAACAGCAAATTAAACAAATTTGCCTTCCAAGGTTCACCACTGCTGAGCGATATATCTTGCTAAGACAAAAGCATGGGTTTGTACCTGTTTATCTACTGAGAAGACAAGGATTAAATTCAGAAAAGATAGATTTTTTGGTACTGCTTCCAACTATGGAAATCTCAAAATGTTTCTGATAACTGCTACTGCATCATCTCCTTGATTATTTTCAAGGCAAGTGGTGAAACTTCATGATTTCAAAATATAAAAGGTATACTATAACTAAATGCTTAAAGTTTTGTCAAAGTTTTATCATATGCAAGTGATGCTGCTGATGTTAAGTTCAGCATACACttactagaaaaatggaaaataaatatttgcttgcaGATAATTGCATATGTTATACATTGCATAATATAGGAAACAAGTTATAGATAGGTCATTTGATGTTGGATGACACTAACTAAAATTTCAGTTAGGTTTCCTCCTTTGCCAAAATTGTTCCAGAGTTACAGGAAGTATTTCATTTATCAGCTCTGGAAATGTTATGTTTCCACAAAATGAACATGTTTAGTCTTGACTGGAAAGCATCTTAGTGTTTCTGATTAGAATTTAGTTATGTATAGCATTTACATCTAAGCAAATCTTACTTTATAAGCTAAGGATGAAACATTTGCAGAGGACGGTGAGATATTGAGTAACtgaatacttatttttttccagaatatgcTAAGCATTTTTCACAATGAAGTGCTAGAATTAGAGAAATATGATTTTATTGGCACTTAAATTGGATGCTATGCATAGTTGGAGGCTAGGTTCAACAGTTGATGACAACTTATGTTGCCATCAGCATAAACTTTACCTAAGatcacagaaaggagaaagcactcagtgagaagaaaaagaaattactgcTTTTGAATACCTTTTGATTTCAACAAGCAGAATTACCTGAACCTGACTCAGCTCTTTAAAATTGTAAGCAACACTGAAGGACTGAAATTTGAAATCAATCTGCATGGCCAATATTGTGTCCTGAGAGATTCAAGAGAATTTGTGTATGTACCTCAAGAATCCTGTATTAATATAATGAGCTTATATTCTATCTTCAAACCATCTCTCTCTAATTGCTTAAAACTTGGATAAATTTTGTTCATTCCAACCTCAAACAcaagagcagaggaaaacagtCCTATTCAAACAGGCTGCATAAACTTGCTAAATGTAGACTGT containing:
- the C3H6orf120 gene encoding UPF0669 protein C6orf120 homolog, whose product is MATHWRRILITFVAAQALFAVNTFEEEDVPEEWILLHVVQGQIGAGNYSYLRLNHEGKIVLQMRSLKGDADLYVSDMTLHPSFDEYELQSVTCGQDVVHVPAHFRRPVGIGIYGHPSHLESEFEMKVYYDRTVVQYPFGEASYNPEEMETNQKYSHSAEDESQEEESVFWTILIGILKLILEILF